A region of Candidatus Endomicrobium procryptotermitis DNA encodes the following proteins:
- a CDS encoding metal ABC transporter substrate-binding protein gives MENKIKKFITFILLPFLLLYQSIFAVPFEDPNKTKIVITVTTADIYQVVKEIGGNKVDVYMIIQPLICPSSYDITPKVVERTENSNLVLSHKWENWISRLKLQAGNRGILYKQVSTEGNWMIPYIHIRAAEEIKDMLAYMDVENAKYYEDNFTDYVFRINFASDEVKKQLESAYGKKVISNDKIKDFLEWIGFEVVSTYGKTEDLTVKKLAYLVSKGKKQGVTVIVDNLQSGAGSGRELADNINAKQCVISNFPIGNSYVNTLKDNGKRLHKAIQ, from the coding sequence ATGGAAAATAAAATAAAAAAATTTATCACATTTATTCTTCTTCCTTTTTTGCTCTTATATCAAAGCATTTTTGCTGTTCCTTTTGAAGATCCCAATAAGACGAAAATTGTTATAACTGTAACTACTGCGGATATTTATCAGGTTGTTAAAGAAATCGGTGGCAACAAGGTTGACGTGTACATGATAATCCAACCTCTTATATGCCCTAGCAGCTATGATATAACCCCAAAAGTTGTTGAACGCACGGAAAACAGCAATTTGGTTTTAAGTCATAAATGGGAAAACTGGATAAGCAGACTTAAACTTCAAGCGGGTAACAGAGGCATTTTGTATAAACAGGTATCAACAGAAGGCAATTGGATGATACCATATATACATATACGCGCAGCTGAAGAAATAAAGGATATGCTTGCTTATATGGACGTTGAAAACGCTAAATATTATGAGGATAATTTTACGGATTATGTTTTCCGCATAAACTTTGCTTCCGATGAAGTGAAAAAACAGCTTGAAAGCGCTTACGGCAAAAAGGTAATTTCTAATGATAAAATAAAAGATTTTCTCGAATGGATAGGTTTTGAAGTGGTCTCAACTTACGGGAAAACCGAAGACTTGACCGTAAAAAAGCTTGCATATTTGGTAAGCAAAGGCAAAAAACAGGGTGTAACAGTAATCGTTGATAACCTTCAATCCGGCGCCGGTAGTGGAAGAGAGCTTGCGGACAATATTAACGCTAAACAGTGCGTGATAAGTAATTTCCCTATAGGAAATTCATATGTAAATACTTTAAAAGACAATGGGAAAAGACTGCATAAGGCCATTCAATGA
- a CDS encoding PDGLE domain-containing protein has product MKTNKKFLISAAGIPALITLFASFLASSHPDALESIAIKYGFDEKAAETKSFFTDYSLSFIGNEFLSALLAGIIGIILLYVLYETANFILKRKNLVK; this is encoded by the coding sequence ATGAAAACTAATAAAAAATTTCTTATAAGCGCTGCAGGCATTCCTGCATTAATAACTCTGTTTGCAAGTTTTCTTGCTTCTTCACATCCAGACGCTTTGGAATCCATAGCGATAAAGTACGGTTTCGATGAGAAAGCGGCGGAGACAAAATCTTTTTTTACTGATTATTCGCTTTCTTTTATAGGAAATGAATTTTTGTCCGCATTGCTTGCAGGAATTATCGGAATCATATTGCTTTATGTTCTATACGAAACAGCAAATTTTATTTTAAAACGAAAAAATCTTGTAAAATAA
- a CDS encoding TonB-dependent receptor, translating into MRKLFIAALFCIMLSQTVLAQDGEVSLSLEKAGGGAQGDFVASEIISGDEIANKNTPAMLDLISNVPGVFVTKAASGIKSDLNIRGLGDSFRRIGLFVDGRPEKVSLYGCGVSQTMLVGNIAEIEVIKTPDSVLYGGDGFGGLINILTHEPQDIIEGQIGFSYGTFNTQNYSAYLGGQSEKVIYEVSVNNASSDGYLENSGYNATDTYIKLGYKIDDTSEIKITRKDFSGIEYEPIAKDVSGSTRSAASYDFKRNATDIRYEKRFENTKIDILAFADSGEHKFSDSFHSKDILYGITARMESKLFEGNTLKYGIEYKYSEAEVLNAAAPPALMPRGTWKKGEAALFALDEYEVISGLKLFAGARYNYDEISGEVFVPRAGAVYNITEKIALRGGYSKGFRSPYINELYTVPPRNPDLKPETQDSFEAGINSKYFGIDFDAAAFIIKGDNYIQEVFISPMHTPVPVQFHNSGSYEFKGAEFSLRGEILKKLNGFAAYSYLDAGDLKEGVSKNKITQPVAKNKVDLSLDYKIGKFGFHVNALLVFDYYAIYASNTNSANIVKLDDFNVFNAKVHFNVNEQFSIYVAADNFTNQKYEMYIVSFGADRIYEMPGATATIGAVYKF; encoded by the coding sequence ATGCGTAAATTATTTATTGCGGCGTTGTTTTGTATTATGTTAAGTCAAACAGTTTTGGCACAGGACGGAGAAGTTTCTTTATCGCTTGAGAAAGCGGGTGGCGGAGCGCAGGGAGATTTTGTCGCTTCAGAAATTATAAGCGGAGATGAAATAGCAAATAAAAATACTCCGGCCATGTTGGATTTAATAAGTAACGTTCCGGGTGTTTTTGTTACAAAAGCAGCTTCTGGAATTAAGTCCGATCTTAACATAAGAGGTCTTGGTGACAGTTTCAGAAGAATAGGACTATTTGTTGATGGCCGGCCAGAAAAAGTTTCACTTTATGGTTGCGGAGTTTCCCAGACAATGCTTGTCGGAAATATTGCTGAAATAGAAGTTATAAAAACGCCTGATTCCGTATTGTACGGCGGAGATGGGTTCGGCGGACTTATAAATATTTTAACACATGAACCGCAGGATATTATTGAAGGACAGATAGGTTTTTCATACGGAACTTTCAATACACAAAATTACAGTGCTTATCTTGGAGGGCAATCGGAAAAAGTAATTTATGAGGTTTCGGTAAACAATGCTTCAAGCGATGGATATTTGGAAAATTCCGGATATAATGCAACTGACACATATATAAAGTTGGGATATAAAATAGATGATACAAGCGAAATTAAAATAACGAGAAAAGATTTTTCGGGAATCGAATATGAACCTATTGCAAAAGACGTGTCAGGGTCGACGAGATCTGCCGCTTCCTATGATTTTAAAAGAAATGCAACAGATATAAGATATGAAAAAAGGTTTGAAAACACAAAAATCGATATTCTTGCCTTTGCAGACAGTGGCGAACACAAATTTTCTGACAGTTTTCATTCAAAAGATATATTGTATGGAATAACTGCCCGCATGGAAAGCAAATTGTTTGAAGGTAATACTTTAAAATACGGTATTGAGTACAAATACTCTGAAGCCGAAGTTTTAAATGCAGCTGCTCCGCCCGCTTTGATGCCAAGAGGAACGTGGAAAAAAGGAGAAGCCGCTTTATTTGCTTTAGATGAATATGAAGTTATTTCTGGACTAAAATTGTTTGCTGGAGCGAGATATAATTACGATGAGATTTCCGGAGAAGTTTTTGTGCCGCGTGCTGGAGCTGTTTATAATATTACTGAAAAAATTGCGCTAAGGGGAGGATACAGCAAAGGTTTTAGATCTCCTTATATAAACGAACTTTACACGGTTCCTCCGAGAAATCCGGACTTAAAGCCGGAAACTCAGGATAGCTTTGAAGCAGGAATCAATTCCAAATATTTCGGAATAGATTTTGATGCAGCCGCTTTTATAATAAAAGGCGACAACTATATACAAGAAGTTTTTATATCTCCAATGCATACACCTGTTCCTGTTCAGTTTCACAATTCTGGAAGTTATGAATTTAAAGGTGCGGAGTTTTCTCTTAGGGGAGAAATCTTAAAAAAATTAAACGGTTTTGCCGCTTATTCTTATTTAGATGCGGGAGACTTGAAAGAAGGTGTTTCGAAAAATAAAATAACCCAACCTGTTGCTAAAAATAAAGTTGATTTATCTTTAGACTATAAAATAGGAAAATTTGGTTTTCATGTAAATGCATTGCTTGTTTTTGATTATTATGCGATTTATGCTTCAAATACAAATAGTGCCAATATAGTTAAACTTGATGATTTTAATGTTTTTAATGCTAAAGTTCATTTTAATGTCAATGAACAGTTTTCAATCTATGTTGCTGCAGATAATTTTACCAATCAGAAATATGAAATGTATATAGTTTCTTTCGGAGCAGACAGAATTTATGAAATGCCTGGAGCGACTGCAACCATTGGAGCTGTATATAAATTTTAA
- a CDS encoding ABC transporter ATP-binding protein produces the protein MSSAVDIQNLEVSFPKKKVLNRACLSIEKGSFSALIGANGAGKSMLIKSVCGLQKFSGIIKIFGRDLKDINKNIIGYVPQNNVSWKNSPISVFQAVSVGRFAKNGIFKKFDETDRKIVNNSLRIAQIEHIADSTLGEISGGESQKVSIARVLAQQPEIIFLDEPQASLDPGSQKIFLNFIEKLYLGFNFTCLIVTHDIDMIPQCCEKVFMLKDGKIVLSTDNKNIKEKVREYDVYG, from the coding sequence ATGAGTTCCGCCGTAGATATACAAAATCTTGAAGTAAGTTTTCCAAAAAAAAAGGTGTTAAACAGAGCCTGTCTCAGTATTGAAAAAGGCAGCTTTTCTGCGCTTATAGGAGCAAACGGGGCTGGAAAAAGTATGCTCATAAAATCAGTTTGCGGTTTGCAGAAATTCAGTGGAATCATAAAAATTTTCGGCAGAGATTTAAAAGATATAAACAAGAATATTATTGGTTACGTCCCGCAAAACAACGTTTCATGGAAAAATTCGCCCATCTCCGTATTTCAGGCGGTAAGTGTCGGCCGGTTTGCAAAAAATGGTATTTTTAAAAAATTCGACGAAACAGATAGAAAGATTGTGAATAATTCATTGAGAATTGCCCAGATAGAACATATCGCCGATTCTACTTTAGGTGAAATTTCCGGTGGAGAATCACAAAAAGTTTCAATAGCGCGGGTTCTTGCCCAGCAGCCCGAAATAATATTTCTTGACGAGCCGCAGGCAAGTTTAGATCCGGGTTCGCAAAAGATATTTTTGAATTTTATAGAAAAGCTTTATCTCGGGTTTAATTTTACCTGTCTTATAGTCACCCACGATATCGATATGATACCTCAATGCTGTGAAAAAGTTTTTATGCTTAAAGATGGCAAAATAGTTTTGAGTACGGATAATAAAAACATAAAAGAAAAAGTGCGTGAATATGATGTGTACGGATAA